The following nucleotide sequence is from Desulfomonile tiedjei.
GGAATTTCCGGTAGAGGTATCTATTTCAGCGTGGCGTACGCGGCAAGGGATGTTCTTCACGGCCATCGTCAGAGACATTACCGAACGCAAGCAGAAAGATGAAGAGTTGAGGAAGGCCTATGAAGACATGGAGTCACGTGTGGTTCAGCGGACTGCGGAGCTTGTTGAACTGAATGAAAGCCTGAAACAAGAAATTAATGAGCGGAAGCGGATAGAGGAAATGCTGCGGAATTCGGAGCAACTCTATCACACGCTCGTTGAAGAAGTTCCGGATGTGATTTTTGTTCTCTCCAATGAGGGAAGATTTACCTACCTTAACGCTCAGGCGGAGCGACTCCTGAAACGACCTCTCCCGGAGCTGCTCGAAACTCCTCTCGTCTCTCACGTGGTGCCTGAAGAGAGAGAAAAAATTGAGTCGATCCATCAACTGGACCGGGATTCCATATGGGATGAAGAGATAAGGCTACTGGACGCAGACGGAGAGGAGAAATTTGCTCGAATTCGCTGCAAGAAGCTGGAACGTACCGGGAAAGGCAGAATGCATTACGAAGGCGTGATGCGAGATATCACTCGGAGGCGAAGGTTGGAAGAACAGTTGAAGGAATCCCGGAAACAGTTGATGCAAAAGATCCGTATTATCGACGAGCTTTACGCGCATATTGTTGAATCGGGGAAAGCCAGAGCCATTGCCGAGCACACAGCCGAGGTGGCCCATGAACTGAGGCAGCCTCTAACCATTATAGGAGGCTTCGCGCGGCGAATAGCCAGGCAGTTTGATTCGGTCAACCTAACAAACGCCGCAGGGCAAGCGGAAGCCGTTCGAATCATAAGCTCCGAAATTCAAAGGCTCGAAAAGATACTCAACACCCTAATTGACTTTACGAGGCTGGAAAGTGTCGTCCAGCAAATGACAAATCCCAATGCCATCATTCAAAATGTCCTCAACCTATATGAGGAAGCCCTCGGTGAGAAGGGCCTTAAACTCGATGTTAACCTTCGCGACGGGATCGGAGAGATTCTTTTGGACCCTGACCGGTTCGAGCAAGTGGTACGCAATCTGGTTTCC
It contains:
- a CDS encoding PAS domain S-box protein codes for the protein MEAQEEMEPKPCTQTADPPKRFLKNEISASESHGPDQLRQHEGPPFHNQPSESLGEGNPSPEQPNRGFASGIDQAAEAEKALLESHERLLSVVETANDPIIGADSLGNIIMWNSAATSTFGYSAEEVVHRPVTVLMPERLQILHEHAMQRAISAGSLYYHKRVREVFGRKKDGTEFPVEVSISAWRTRQGMFFTAIVRDITERKQKDEELRKAYEDMESRVVQRTAELVELNESLKQEINERKRIEEMLRNSEQLYHTLVEEVPDVIFVLSNEGRFTYLNAQAERLLKRPLPELLETPLVSHVVPEEREKIESIHQLDRDSIWDEEIRLLDADGEEKFARIRCKKLERTGKGRMHYEGVMRDITRRRRLEEQLKESRKQLMQKIRIIDELYAHIVESGKARAIAEHTAEVAHELRQPLTIIGGFARRIARQFDSVNLTNAAGQAEAVRIISSEIQRLEKILNTLIDFTRLESVVQQMTNPNAIIQNVLNLYEEALGEKGLKLDVNLRDGIGEILLDPDRFEQVVRNLVSNAMEASPSGGTIHVETGLSTPSDKALETAALESASYFEMKIRNHGPMIKQEDLQRLFSPFFTTKSYGTGIGLTVSKKIVEAHKGSISVRSDDRGTTFVVWLPLDRQEPAARQTA